One window of Phycodurus eques isolate BA_2022a chromosome 17, UOR_Pequ_1.1, whole genome shotgun sequence genomic DNA carries:
- the spag7 gene encoding sperm-associated antigen 7 homolog, translating into MRSRCRCSCYQVKMADLLGSILNSMEKPPTVGDQESRRKAREQAARLKKMEEEEKRKKAAFRKKMEKEVSEFIQDSTQQKQKYNPMGKIERSILHDVAEVAGLTSFSFGEDEESRYVMLFKKEFAPSDEELEAYRKGEEWDPQLAEQRRRLKEQAALEEEASRQSNKSEACPNSNYRDKYSHLIGTSAAKDAARTLEANQAYGCVPVANKRDTRSIEEAMNAIRAKKRQKLEDDTGAHSSTF; encoded by the exons ATGCGTAGTCGCTGTCGGTGCTCTTGCTATCAAGTCAAGATGGCGGATCTACTAGGTTCAATATTAAATTCGATGGAAAAACCTCCAACAGTCGGCGACCAGGAAAGCCGGCGAAAGGCTCGAG AGCAAGCAGCGAGGCTCAAGAAAatggaagaagaagagaaaagaaagaaagcagcATTCAGGAAAAAG ATGGAGAAAGAAGTGTCAGAATTCATCCAAGACAGTACACAACAGAAGCAAAAATACAATCCCATGGGGAAGATTGAGAGAAGTATATT GCATGATGTCGCTGAAGTGGCTGGTCtgacttctttttcttttggagaGGATGAAGAGAGTCGTTATGTCATGTTGTTCAAGAAG GAGTTTGCGCCATCCGACGAGGAGCTGGAGGCTTATCGCAAAGGAGAGGAGTGGGACCCTCAGTTAGCAGAGCAGCGCCGCAGGCTTAAG GAGCAGGCGGCTCTGGAAGAAGAAGCATCCCGGCAGAGCAACAAGTCAGAGGCATGTCCAAACTCCAACTACAGAGACAAGTACAGCCACCTGATTGGCACGTCTGCAGCCAAAGATGCAGCGCGCACACTGGAAGCCAACCAGGCCTATGGGTGTG TGCCGGTGGCCAACAAGAGGGACACTCGTTCCATAGAAGAAGCCATGAACGCAATCCGAGCAAAGAAGCGACAGAAGTTAGAAGACGACACAGGCGCACACAGCAGCACTTTTTGA